A region from the Deltaproteobacteria bacterium genome encodes:
- the queC gene encoding 7-cyano-7-deazaguanine synthase QueC, whose translation MSEANVKKPALVLLSGGLDSATVLSMAIDMGFEPHCMSFRYGQGHAIELEASNRVAKAQGVREHRIVEIDLRAFGGSALTDDIEVPKGRNTDEMNDGIPVTYVPARNTIFLSYALAWAEVLGAFDIFIGVNAVDYSGYPDCRPEFVNAFETMANLATAVAVEGKGHFTVHAPLLTLTKAEIIVEGTRLGVDYGLTHSCYDPVGELACGQCDSCILRQQGFKDAEVADPTQYV comes from the coding sequence ATGTCTGAAGCAAATGTAAAAAAACCAGCTCTTGTCTTACTCTCTGGCGGCCTTGATTCCGCCACCGTCCTCTCCATGGCCATCGATATGGGTTTTGAGCCCCACTGCATGAGTTTTCGGTATGGCCAAGGCCATGCCATCGAACTTGAAGCCTCCAACCGGGTTGCCAAAGCCCAGGGCGTTCGAGAACACCGAATTGTAGAAATCGATCTTCGAGCCTTTGGTGGCTCTGCCCTCACAGACGATATCGAGGTACCCAAGGGCCGCAATACCGACGAAATGAACGACGGCATCCCAGTGACCTATGTGCCCGCTAGAAATACGATTTTTCTTTCCTACGCCCTTGCTTGGGCCGAGGTTCTCGGTGCTTTTGACATCTTTATTGGCGTCAATGCTGTCGATTATTCAGGCTACCCCGATTGCCGACCAGAATTCGTGAACGCGTTCGAAACCATGGCAAATCTTGCCACAGCAGTGGCAGTAGAAGGAAAAGGGCACTTTACAGTGCACGCTCCACTCCTTACCTTGACCAAGGCAGAAATCATCGTGGAAGGAACACGCTTGGGTGTCGATTACGGCCTAACCCATTCCTGTTACGACCCGGTGGGAGAGCTCGCTTGCGGCCAGTGTGATTCTTGTATCTTAAGACAACAAGGTTTTAAGGATGCAGAAGTCGCCGATCCCACCCAATACGTCTGA